In Stieleria varia, one genomic interval encodes:
- a CDS encoding DUF1778 domain-containing protein, with amino-acid sequence MPGTKSDARLNFRINSELKKTIEDAAAQTGQTVSDFAVSTLIQVSRKILMDEQVTQLTERDRQLFAEMLDDESTKPNAALLKAAKQYKKQVG; translated from the coding sequence ATGCCAGGAACGAAGAGTGACGCTCGACTGAACTTTCGAATTAACAGCGAACTGAAGAAAACCATCGAGGACGCTGCTGCTCAGACGGGGCAAACAGTCAGTGACTTTGCCGTATCGACGCTCATTCAGGTTTCCCGCAAAATCCTGATGGATGAGCAGGTCACTCAACTCACTGAGCGTGATCGTCAACTTTTCGCTGAGATGCTTGATGACGAATCGACCAAGCCAAACGCAGCACTTCTGAAGGCTGCCAAGCAATACAAGAAGCAGGTCGGTTGA